The Chryseobacterium indicum genome includes a window with the following:
- the fabF gene encoding beta-ketoacyl-ACP synthase II, translated as MELKRVVVTGFGAITPIGNNAKEYWENLVKGESGAAPITLFDATNFKTKFACEVKNFNPLDHFDKKEAKKMDRNTQLGLVAAREAVTHSRIIEDNVDKNRVGVIWGSGIGGLETFETEVLGWANTEIPRFNPFFIPKMIADITPGHISIEYGFHGPNYTTVSACASSANALIDSKMLIQLGKADVIVCGGSEAAVTASGVGGFNAMMALSTRNDDPKTASRPFDKDRDGFVLGEGAGCIVLEEYEHAVKRGATIYAELKGGGLSADAHHMTAPHPEGLGAYLVMKNCLEDAGLTADEVDHINMHGTSTPLGDIAESNAISKLLGEHAFDIQINSTKSMTGHLLGAAGVIEAIAALGTIIHGIVPPTINHFTDDENIDSRLNFTFNEAAKKDVKVAMSNTFGFGGHNACVLFKKI; from the coding sequence ATGGAATTAAAAAGAGTAGTTGTAACCGGTTTTGGAGCAATAACACCAATTGGAAATAATGCAAAAGAATACTGGGAAAATCTTGTAAAAGGTGAGAGCGGAGCTGCTCCTATTACTCTTTTTGATGCCACAAACTTTAAAACTAAGTTCGCTTGCGAAGTTAAAAATTTCAATCCTTTAGACCATTTCGATAAGAAAGAGGCTAAAAAAATGGATAGGAATACACAGCTTGGGCTTGTTGCTGCAAGAGAAGCAGTAACGCACTCAAGAATTATTGAAGACAATGTAGACAAAAACAGAGTCGGCGTAATCTGGGGTTCAGGAATCGGAGGTTTAGAGACTTTTGAAACTGAAGTTTTAGGATGGGCAAACACAGAAATCCCGAGATTCAACCCGTTCTTTATCCCTAAAATGATTGCGGATATTACACCAGGGCATATTTCTATTGAATATGGTTTCCATGGTCCTAATTATACTACTGTTTCTGCATGCGCATCTTCTGCAAACGCTTTAATTGATTCCAAAATGCTGATCCAGCTTGGAAAAGCAGATGTAATTGTATGTGGAGGCTCTGAAGCAGCCGTTACAGCAAGTGGTGTCGGTGGATTCAATGCAATGATGGCACTTTCTACAAGAAATGATGATCCTAAAACGGCTTCAAGACCTTTCGACAAAGACAGAGATGGATTTGTGCTTGGTGAAGGAGCAGGATGTATCGTTCTTGAAGAATATGAGCACGCTGTAAAACGTGGGGCTACAATTTACGCAGAATTAAAAGGCGGTGGTCTGAGTGCAGATGCACATCACATGACGGCACCGCATCCTGAAGGTTTAGGAGCTTATCTCGTAATGAAGAACTGTCTGGAAGATGCAGGATTAACTGCTGATGAAGTAGATCACATCAATATGCATGGTACATCTACTCCATTAGGAGATATTGCAGAATCCAATGCTATTTCAAAATTATTGGGAGAACATGCTTTCGACATTCAGATTAATTCTACAAAATCAATGACCGGCCACCTTTTGGGTGCTGCAGGAGTTATTGAGGCTATTGCTGCGTTAGGAACTATTATTCATGGTATTGTTCCTCCTACCATCAACCATTTTACTGATGATGAAAATATCGATAGCAGACTGAATTTCACATTCAACGAAGCTGCTAAGAAAGATGTAAAAGTAGCCATGAGTAATACTTTTGGGTTTGGTGGGCACAATGCCTGCGTTCTATTTAAGAAAATCTAA
- a CDS encoding acyl carrier protein — MSDIASRVKAIIADKLDVEETEVTPEASFTNDLGADSLDTVELIMEFEKEFNIQIPDDQAEKITTVGHAIAYIEEVVNK; from the coding sequence GTAAAAGCTATCATCGCTGATAAGCTTGACGTTGAAGAAACAGAAGTAACTCCAGAAGCTAGCTTCACAAACGATCTAGGAGCTGATTCATTGGATACAGTTGAACTTATCATGGAATTTGAAAAAGAATTCAATATTCAAATCCCTGATGATCAAGCAGAAAAAATTACTACTGTAGGACACGCTATCGCTTATATCGAAGAAGTAGTAAATAAATAA